A genomic region of Micromonospora sp. NBRC 110009 contains the following coding sequences:
- a CDS encoding discoidin domain-containing protein: MLRRGLGVGLAAALSLLVLWPADAPAAASAPAGVSVFLTDLGTKTYLSRQSDVSWHGGQAPQGPTITVDSQRRYQEMTGFGASFTDSSAWLVGTRLDSAQRDAVMRDLFSRQGIGLSFLRQPMGSSDFAVNGNYSYDDMPAGQADPTLAHFSIDHDRAYIIPVLKQARQLNPALTVMASPWSPPGWMKTSDSMIGGTLKPDAYQPLADYFTKFLEGYAEAGIPVRYITPQNEPLYVPSGYPGMSLSAEQQNNLIKNYLGPALRDRKLHTGILGYDHNWDVVSYPETMYADPAATGFVAGTAWHCYGGDVRAQALSHNDYPNKPAWHTECSGGTWEGDEQAGFAAALGLVINSTRDWAKGVIRWNMALDQNNGPTNGGCLTCRGVVTVAQDAAGHWSYTKTVDYWALGHASKFVRPGARRVASNSLGAGDVQDVAFVNRDGSTALIAFNSANRPKTFQVQWGNKWFAYRLAGGAAATFTWTGTQHGTVDPAAIGTVDVPLENPDGTRALISYDAGMLAHQAQVRVGNQWLGYTLPAGASLTPPTSAVPLPRDAWTVSASASNATEPPDSAIDGDPATRWSTGRGMESGDWFQVDLGSQQTFNQVVLDTTGSSGDSPRGYELFVSNDGTNWGQPIATGPGSPVAKILIPQVTGRYIRVVNQGDAGNWWSIHELNVLGPAGLTSVAAGSDIDVQRKTAVLPDGTQLLVVYNSGRSVAAFDVPWGDTTYAYRLPAGAAAIFTTRQG, from the coding sequence GTGTTACGAAGAGGGCTCGGCGTCGGGCTGGCCGCTGCACTGTCCCTACTCGTGCTTTGGCCGGCCGATGCGCCCGCCGCAGCAAGCGCGCCGGCGGGGGTTTCGGTATTTCTCACTGACCTCGGCACCAAGACCTACCTGTCGCGCCAGTCCGACGTGTCGTGGCATGGCGGGCAGGCCCCGCAGGGACCGACAATCACCGTCGACAGCCAGCGGCGGTATCAGGAGATGACCGGCTTCGGGGCGTCGTTCACCGATTCCTCCGCCTGGCTCGTCGGCACCCGCCTCGACAGCGCACAGCGCGACGCGGTGATGCGCGACCTGTTCAGCCGCCAGGGCATCGGCTTGAGCTTCCTGCGTCAGCCGATGGGCTCCAGTGACTTCGCGGTGAACGGAAACTACTCGTACGACGACATGCCAGCGGGCCAGGCCGATCCGACGCTCGCCCATTTCTCCATCGACCACGACCGGGCGTACATCATCCCGGTGCTCAAGCAAGCCCGTCAGCTCAACCCGGCGCTGACCGTGATGGCGTCGCCGTGGAGCCCGCCGGGCTGGATGAAGACCAGCGACTCGATGATCGGCGGGACGCTCAAGCCGGACGCCTACCAGCCGCTGGCCGACTACTTCACGAAGTTCCTCGAAGGCTACGCGGAGGCGGGGATTCCGGTCCGCTACATCACCCCGCAGAACGAGCCGCTCTACGTGCCCTCCGGATATCCGGGTATGTCGCTCAGCGCCGAGCAGCAGAACAACCTGATCAAGAACTACCTCGGTCCGGCACTACGCGACCGCAAGCTGCATACCGGGATCCTTGGTTACGACCACAACTGGGATGTCGTCAGCTACCCGGAGACCATGTACGCCGACCCGGCCGCGACTGGGTTCGTGGCGGGCACGGCGTGGCACTGCTACGGCGGTGACGTGCGGGCCCAGGCTTTGTCGCACAACGACTACCCCAACAAGCCGGCGTGGCACACGGAGTGTTCGGGCGGCACGTGGGAGGGCGACGAGCAGGCCGGCTTCGCCGCGGCGCTGGGCCTGGTCATCAACAGCACCCGTGACTGGGCAAAGGGTGTCATCCGCTGGAACATGGCGCTGGACCAGAACAACGGACCGACCAACGGTGGCTGCCTGACCTGCCGCGGCGTGGTGACGGTCGCGCAGGACGCAGCCGGCCACTGGTCGTACACCAAGACCGTCGACTACTGGGCGCTCGGTCACGCCAGCAAGTTCGTACGCCCGGGCGCTCGCCGGGTGGCGTCCAACTCACTTGGCGCCGGTGACGTGCAAGACGTCGCCTTCGTCAACCGCGATGGCTCCACGGCGCTCATCGCGTTCAACTCCGCGAACAGACCAAAGACGTTCCAGGTGCAGTGGGGCAACAAGTGGTTCGCCTACCGCCTCGCAGGCGGGGCGGCAGCCACGTTCACCTGGACCGGCACCCAGCATGGCACCGTGGACCCAGCCGCAATCGGCACGGTTGACGTTCCGCTCGAGAACCCGGACGGGACCCGAGCGCTGATCAGCTACGACGCTGGAATGCTGGCGCACCAGGCTCAGGTGCGGGTCGGCAACCAGTGGCTCGGCTACACGCTCCCCGCCGGCGCGTCGCTCACCCCGCCGACGTCCGCGGTGCCGTTGCCGCGCGACGCGTGGACGGTGTCGGCGTCGGCGAGCAATGCCACCGAACCACCCGACAGTGCGATCGACGGCGACCCAGCCACGCGGTGGAGCACCGGCCGCGGCATGGAGTCCGGTGACTGGTTCCAGGTCGACCTCGGCTCGCAGCAGACGTTCAACCAGGTCGTTCTGGACACGACCGGAAGCAGCGGCGACTCCCCGCGGGGGTACGAGCTCTTTGTGTCCAACGACGGCACGAACTGGGGCCAGCCGATCGCGACCGGACCGGGCAGCCCGGTGGCCAAGATTCTCATTCCGCAGGTCACCGGCCGCTACATCCGGGTGGTGAACCAGGGCGATGCCGGCAACTGGTGGTCGATCCACGAGCTGAACGTGCTCGGGCCCGCCGGTCTGACGAGCGTGGCGGCAGGCTCGGACATCGACGTGCAGCGCAAGACGGCCGTGCTGCCCGACGGCACACAGCTTCTCGTCGTGTACAACTCGGGCCGCTCGGTCGCCGCGTTCG
- a CDS encoding glycoside hydrolase family 3 N-terminal domain-containing protein yields MPAPTRSAGLTRWQLAGQRIIYSYPGLTPPASLLRIIRAGEAAGVIFFGENIASTAQISSVIAQLRRAQAQSPVQVPLLLMVDQEGGLIRRLPGAPALSEKRIGQSADPVAAAAAAGTGAGRTLAAVGMNVNLAPVLDVYSTAGNFIDQYQRSYSSDPGTVATLGRAFISAQQRTGVAATAKHFPGLGRAATAQNTDTRPITLSQSLATLRGTDELPYSAAVAVGVDLVMVSWAIYPALDPNRPAGLSPTVVRQELRGRIGFTGVTVTDALEAGALAHYGSTGQRAVAAATAGMDLILCSARDVSQGEAATAALVNARTGGQLDAAGFTAAADRIADLRARLH; encoded by the coding sequence GTGCCGGCGCCGACCAGGTCGGCCGGCCTGACCAGGTGGCAACTGGCCGGGCAGCGGATCATCTACTCCTACCCCGGGTTGACACCACCGGCGAGCCTGTTGAGGATCATCCGCGCCGGTGAGGCCGCCGGGGTGATCTTCTTCGGGGAGAACATCGCCAGCACCGCCCAGATCAGCTCGGTGATCGCCCAGTTGCGACGAGCCCAGGCGCAAAGCCCGGTACAGGTGCCGCTGCTGCTGATGGTCGACCAGGAGGGGGGCCTGATCCGGCGGCTGCCGGGGGCGCCCGCGCTGTCAGAGAAGCGGATCGGCCAGTCCGCCGATCCGGTGGCCGCGGCGGCCGCGGCGGGCACCGGAGCCGGCCGCACCCTCGCCGCAGTGGGCATGAACGTCAACCTCGCCCCGGTTCTCGACGTCTACTCCACTGCGGGCAACTTCATCGACCAGTACCAGCGCTCCTACAGCAGCGACCCCGGCACCGTCGCGACCCTGGGGCGGGCGTTCATCAGCGCCCAGCAGCGCACCGGCGTGGCCGCCACCGCCAAGCACTTCCCCGGACTGGGACGGGCGGCAACGGCCCAGAACACAGACACCCGGCCGATCACCCTGTCCCAGTCGCTGGCCACGTTGCGCGGCACCGACGAGCTCCCGTACTCGGCCGCCGTCGCCGTCGGCGTCGACCTCGTCATGGTGTCCTGGGCCATCTACCCGGCGCTGGACCCGAACCGCCCGGCCGGCCTGTCGCCGACAGTGGTCAGGCAGGAACTGCGCGGCCGCATCGGGTTCACCGGGGTGACCGTCACCGACGCCCTGGAAGCCGGTGCGCTGGCTCATTACGGCAGCACCGGCCAGCGCGCGGTCGCCGCCGCAACCGCCGGCATGGACCTCATCCTCTGCTCCGCCCGTGACGTCAGCCAGGGCGAAGCCGCCACCGCCGCCCTGGTCAACGCCCGGACCGGGGGCCAACTCGACGCCGCCGGCTTCACCGCCGCGGCGGATCGGATCGCCGACCTGCGGGCCCGTCTCCACTGA
- a CDS encoding alpha/beta fold hydrolase has protein sequence MTNRKGSGMSYITAKDGTEIYYKDWGAGSVVTFSHGWPLNADAWDGQMLFLVQNGFRVVAHDRRGHGRSSQASGGNDMDGYADDLAAVIEALDLTDATLIGHSTGGGEVARYIGRHGTGRVAKAVLISAVPPIMVQTPDNPEGLPIAVFDEMRANLMKDRSQFYQDLAQMFYGANRQGATVSKGILDQFWLWSMQAGLWNAYESIKAFSETDFRDDLAKFDIPTLVLHGEDDQIVPVKDSARKTAQLIANAKDIYYPGAPHGITSTLQDQVNKDLLAFLRS, from the coding sequence ATGACGAATCGGAAGGGCAGCGGCATGAGCTACATCACCGCTAAGGACGGCACCGAGATCTACTACAAGGACTGGGGTGCAGGCTCGGTTGTCACTTTCTCCCATGGCTGGCCGCTGAACGCCGACGCGTGGGACGGGCAGATGCTGTTCCTCGTGCAGAACGGTTTCCGGGTCGTCGCGCACGACCGCCGTGGTCACGGCCGGTCCAGCCAGGCCTCCGGCGGCAACGACATGGACGGCTACGCCGACGACCTCGCGGCGGTCATCGAGGCGCTCGACCTCACCGACGCCACGCTGATCGGGCACTCGACCGGCGGTGGTGAGGTCGCGCGCTACATCGGCCGCCACGGGACAGGTCGGGTCGCCAAAGCCGTTCTCATCTCCGCTGTGCCGCCGATCATGGTGCAGACGCCGGACAACCCCGAGGGTCTGCCGATCGCCGTCTTCGACGAGATGCGCGCCAACCTGATGAAGGACCGGTCGCAGTTCTACCAGGACCTGGCGCAGATGTTCTACGGCGCCAACCGGCAGGGGGCGACGGTCTCGAAGGGAATCCTCGACCAGTTCTGGCTGTGGAGCATGCAGGCCGGCCTGTGGAACGCGTACGAGAGCATCAAAGCCTTCTCCGAGACGGACTTCCGCGACGATCTCGCCAAGTTCGACATCCCCACCCTGGTGCTGCACGGCGAGGACGACCAGATCGTCCCGGTCAAGGACTCGGCGAGGAAGACCGCCCAGCTCATCGCGAACGCCAAGGACATCTACTACCCGGGCGCGCCGCACGGCATCACGTCCACTCTCCAGGACCAGGTCAACAAGGATCTGCTCGCGTTCCTGAGGAGTTGA
- a CDS encoding SDR family oxidoreductase, with translation MRVAVVGATGRIGSLTVAALQRDGHDVVPISRTHGVDVVAGTGLDEALAGVDAVIDTTSINAATDAEAVGFFTTAAANLLAAEQRAGVVHHVVLSIARVRTVPGNPHMAGKRAQEAAVEAGPIPYTIVPATQFYDFPAMAAGWVEHDGVAQLPPLLMQPIAPADVADILARVAVGAPQGRHRDIAGPEPQDLIDMAHRTLAVQGKSIRLVPTWHGGIFDETAAGDALLPAADAEIAPTTFDEWLAAQREVSGG, from the coding sequence ATGCGAGTAGCCGTGGTCGGGGCCACCGGGCGGATCGGATCTCTGACCGTCGCCGCTCTGCAGCGCGACGGGCACGACGTCGTGCCCATAAGTCGGACTCACGGCGTGGACGTCGTCGCGGGCACCGGACTCGACGAAGCCCTGGCCGGGGTAGATGCGGTCATCGACACCACCAGCATCAACGCCGCGACCGACGCCGAGGCCGTCGGCTTCTTCACCACCGCCGCCGCCAACCTGCTCGCCGCCGAACAGCGCGCCGGGGTCGTCCACCATGTCGTGCTGTCCATCGCCCGGGTGCGCACGGTGCCCGGCAACCCCCACATGGCGGGCAAGCGCGCCCAGGAGGCCGCCGTCGAGGCCGGGCCGATCCCGTACACCATCGTCCCCGCGACGCAGTTCTACGACTTCCCGGCGATGGCCGCCGGGTGGGTCGAACACGACGGGGTCGCGCAGCTGCCGCCACTGTTGATGCAGCCAATCGCCCCCGCCGACGTCGCCGACATCCTTGCCCGGGTCGCCGTTGGCGCCCCGCAGGGCCGCCACCGCGACATCGCCGGACCCGAGCCGCAAGACCTGATCGACATGGCTCACCGCACGCTCGCTGTCCAAGGCAAGAGCATCCGGCTCGTGCCGACCTGGCATGGCGGTATCTTCGACGAGACCGCGGCCGGAGACGCCCTGCTGCCCGCGGCCGACGCCGAGATAGCCCCCACGACCTTCGATGAGTGGCTGGCGGCTCAACGTGAAGTCAGCGGGGGTTGA
- a CDS encoding RtcB family protein, producing the protein MGFTPLAGTRAPVRVWTDPWTIEEQAAKQLRNIGALSWVQGVAVMPDVHFGKGATVGSVIAMRQAVSPAAVGVDIGCGMSAVRTSLTAADLPDDLAPLRAAIEAAIPVGFAKREDAVDPRRIRGLEQGGWDDFWRRFGTLDRKVAQLETRAQRQLGTLGGGNHFIEVCLEQGGPDDGQVWLMLHSGSRNIGKELAERHMSVARGLPHNTDLPDRDLAVFLAGTPEMDAYRRDLWWAQEYARRNRAVMLALLCGVVRDEFPQVSFGEPISCHHNYVAEETYDGVDVLVTRKGAIRAGRGDLGIIPGSMGTGSYIVRGKGNLDAYCSASHGAGRRMSRGQAKRTYSTADLARQTAGVECRKDAGVVDEIPGAYKDITKVMAQQEDLVEVVAHLKQVVCVKG; encoded by the coding sequence ATGGGTTTCACCCCGCTGGCCGGTACCCGGGCGCCGGTCCGGGTCTGGACCGACCCCTGGACCATCGAGGAGCAGGCGGCCAAGCAGCTGCGCAACATCGGTGCGCTGTCCTGGGTGCAGGGCGTCGCCGTCATGCCGGACGTGCACTTCGGCAAGGGCGCCACCGTCGGCTCGGTCATCGCCATGCGGCAGGCCGTCTCGCCGGCGGCGGTCGGCGTCGACATCGGCTGCGGCATGTCGGCGGTCCGCACCTCGCTCACCGCGGCCGACCTGCCCGACGACCTCGCGCCGCTGCGTGCCGCGATCGAGGCGGCCATCCCGGTCGGCTTCGCCAAGCGCGAGGACGCGGTCGACCCGCGCCGGATCCGTGGCCTGGAACAGGGCGGCTGGGACGACTTCTGGCGGCGCTTCGGCACCCTCGACCGGAAGGTGGCGCAGCTGGAGACCCGGGCCCAGCGGCAGCTCGGCACCCTCGGCGGCGGCAACCACTTCATCGAGGTCTGCCTCGAGCAGGGCGGCCCCGACGACGGTCAGGTCTGGCTGATGCTGCACTCCGGGTCGCGCAACATCGGCAAGGAACTGGCCGAGCGGCACATGTCGGTCGCCCGCGGCCTGCCGCACAACACCGACCTGCCCGACCGGGACCTCGCGGTGTTCCTCGCCGGCACCCCGGAGATGGACGCCTACCGCCGGGACCTGTGGTGGGCGCAGGAGTACGCGCGCCGCAACCGGGCCGTCATGCTCGCCCTGCTCTGCGGGGTGGTGCGGGACGAGTTCCCGCAGGTCTCGTTCGGTGAGCCGATCAGTTGTCACCACAACTACGTGGCCGAGGAGACCTACGACGGGGTGGACGTGCTGGTGACCCGGAAGGGCGCCATCCGCGCCGGCCGGGGCGACCTGGGCATCATCCCCGGCTCGATGGGCACCGGCTCGTACATCGTGCGCGGCAAGGGCAACCTCGACGCGTACTGCTCGGCGTCGCACGGCGCCGGGCGGCGGATGTCGCGGGGGCAGGCGAAGCGGACGTACAGCACCGCGGACCTGGCCCGGCAGACGGCCGGTGTGGAGTGCCGCAAGGACGCCGGCGTGGTCGATGAGATCCCCGGCGCGTACAAGGACATCACCAAGGTGATGGCGCAGCAGGAAGACCTGGTCGAGGTGGTCGCCCACCTCAAGCAGGTCGTCTGCGTGAAGGGTTGA
- a CDS encoding DUF6058 family natural product biosynthesis protein yields the protein MELRRRVAERFREVNGVHPMTAADDAYVSAQFVVLDELCAATGRDPDDVRGLMLDRRLPLPGYLRSDGAEMVPAELFALAERAGGVARLVDWFVGCWADPVRGAAEWDAYLSGQYVCLRTVTPETIRRKDELTAAIEAAPAAPDAGSAAWLDRLHALVDDLDALEPAFTGYDRLRFGGPTSRDTCVDEVRARYPRPVSPVEG from the coding sequence ATGGAGTTGCGGCGACGGGTGGCGGAGCGGTTTCGCGAGGTCAACGGGGTGCACCCGATGACGGCGGCGGACGACGCGTACGTCAGCGCGCAGTTCGTGGTGCTCGACGAGTTGTGCGCGGCGACCGGGCGGGACCCGGACGACGTACGCGGGTTGATGCTGGACCGGCGGCTGCCGCTGCCGGGCTATCTGCGCTCGGACGGCGCGGAGATGGTCCCGGCGGAGCTGTTCGCGCTGGCCGAGCGGGCCGGCGGGGTGGCGCGGCTGGTGGACTGGTTCGTCGGGTGCTGGGCCGACCCGGTGCGGGGCGCGGCCGAGTGGGACGCCTACCTGAGCGGGCAGTACGTCTGCCTGCGCACGGTCACGCCGGAGACCATCCGGCGCAAGGACGAGCTGACCGCGGCGATCGAGGCGGCGCCGGCCGCGCCGGACGCCGGGTCGGCGGCCTGGCTCGACCGGCTGCACGCGCTGGTCGACGATTTGGACGCGCTGGAGCCGGCGTTCACCGGGTACGACCGCCTCCGGTTCGGCGGCCCGACCTCGCGGGACACCTGTGTCGACGAGGTGCGGGCCCGGTATCCGCGACCGGTCAGCCCGGTCGAGGGCTGA
- a CDS encoding elongation factor G, which translates to MKTLNLGILAHVDAGKTSLTERLLHSAGVIDELGSVDHGSTRTDTMALERQRGITIRSAVVSFAVAGITLNLIDTPGHPDFIAEVERALSVLDGAVLVVSAVEGVQAQTRVLARTLQRLGIPTLIFVNKVDRVGADPDRVLRQIADRLSPDVIALGRVEAAGTPAARWRPFLPDDPGHATRLVDLLTAHDDTLLAAYVQDERSLTGARLRAALAAQTARARVHPVHAGSAITGAGADDLITAITELLPAAEGDDDAPLSGTVFKVERGPAGEKIAYARIHAGSVRVRDRIRYRGDHEAKVTAIDVFDGGDAGPSDSVGAGRITRLHGLTDVRVGDPLGTPPDRPGARHHFSPPTLETVVEPVRAVDRPALHAALAQLAEQDPLINLRQDDLRREIAVSLYGEVQKEVIQATLADEYGVPVTFRETTTVCVERPVGVGAAVEWIGKDPNPFLGTVGLRIEPAPIDSGVEFRLGIELGSMPLAFLKAIEETVRDTLRQGLHGWEVVDCVVTLTHGGYWARQSHAHGVFDKSMSSTAGDFRNLTPLVLMAALGQAGTRVHEPLHRFRLDLPADLLGTVLPVLATLDAVPGTATLRGGSYLLDGEVPAGRVHALEQRLPSLTRGEGTLESEFDHYRPVRGPVPTRPRWDHDPLHRKEYLLAVARRVSPRPG; encoded by the coding sequence GTGAAGACCCTCAATCTCGGAATCCTCGCCCATGTCGATGCCGGTAAGACGAGCCTGACGGAACGGCTGCTGCACAGCGCCGGCGTCATCGACGAACTCGGCAGTGTCGACCACGGCAGCACCCGTACCGACACCATGGCGCTGGAGCGGCAGCGTGGCATCACCATCCGCTCCGCCGTGGTCTCCTTTGCCGTCGCCGGGATCACCCTCAACCTGATCGACACCCCCGGCCACCCCGACTTCATCGCCGAGGTGGAACGGGCGCTGAGCGTGCTCGACGGTGCCGTGCTTGTCGTCTCCGCCGTCGAGGGCGTCCAGGCCCAGACCCGCGTGCTGGCCCGCACCCTGCAGCGGCTCGGCATCCCCACCCTGATCTTTGTCAACAAGGTGGACCGGGTCGGCGCCGACCCGGACCGGGTGCTGCGCCAGATCGCCGACCGGCTCAGCCCCGACGTGATCGCCCTCGGCCGGGTCGAGGCCGCCGGCACCCCGGCCGCCCGCTGGCGCCCCTTCCTGCCCGACGACCCCGGCCACGCCACCCGCCTGGTCGACCTGCTCACCGCGCACGACGACACGCTGCTCGCCGCGTACGTCCAGGACGAGCGCTCGCTGACCGGCGCCCGGCTGCGGGCGGCGCTCGCCGCGCAGACGGCCCGGGCCCGGGTGCACCCCGTCCACGCCGGCTCGGCCATCACCGGTGCCGGGGCGGACGACCTGATCACCGCCATCACCGAGCTGCTGCCGGCCGCCGAGGGGGACGACGACGCCCCGCTCTCCGGCACCGTCTTCAAGGTCGAACGCGGCCCGGCCGGCGAGAAGATCGCGTACGCCCGGATCCACGCCGGCAGCGTGCGGGTCCGCGACCGGATCCGCTACCGGGGCGACCACGAGGCCAAGGTCACCGCCATCGACGTCTTCGACGGCGGGGACGCCGGGCCGAGCGACTCCGTCGGTGCCGGGCGGATCACCCGCCTGCACGGCCTCACCGACGTCCGCGTCGGCGACCCCCTCGGCACCCCACCCGACCGGCCCGGCGCGCGGCACCACTTCTCCCCGCCCACCCTGGAGACGGTGGTCGAACCGGTGCGGGCCGTCGACCGGCCGGCGCTGCACGCCGCCCTCGCCCAGCTCGCCGAGCAGGACCCGCTGATCAACCTGCGCCAGGACGACCTGCGCCGGGAGATCGCCGTGTCGCTCTACGGCGAGGTGCAGAAGGAGGTCATCCAGGCCACCCTCGCCGACGAGTACGGCGTCCCGGTCACCTTCCGGGAGACCACCACCGTCTGCGTGGAACGGCCGGTCGGCGTCGGCGCCGCCGTCGAGTGGATCGGCAAGGACCCGAACCCGTTCCTCGGCACGGTGGGGCTGAGGATCGAGCCGGCGCCGATCGACAGTGGCGTCGAGTTCCGGTTGGGCATCGAGCTCGGCTCGATGCCGCTGGCCTTCCTCAAGGCCATCGAGGAGACCGTCCGGGACACCCTGCGCCAGGGCCTGCACGGCTGGGAGGTCGTCGACTGCGTGGTCACCCTCACCCACGGCGGCTACTGGGCCCGGCAGAGTCACGCCCACGGGGTGTTCGACAAGAGCATGTCCAGCACCGCCGGCGACTTCCGCAACCTCACCCCGCTGGTGCTGATGGCTGCGCTCGGCCAGGCCGGCACCCGGGTCCACGAACCGCTCCACCGGTTCCGCCTCGACCTGCCGGCCGATCTGCTCGGCACGGTGCTGCCCGTGCTGGCCACCCTGGACGCGGTGCCCGGCACGGCGACCCTGCGCGGCGGGTCGTACCTGCTCGACGGGGAGGTGCCGGCCGGCCGGGTGCACGCCCTGGAGCAGCGCCTGCCGTCCCTCACCCGGGGCGAGGGCACCCTCGAATCCGAGTTCGACCACTACCGGCCGGTACGCGGACCCGTGCCGACCCGCCCTCGCTGGGACCACGACCCGCTGCATCGGAAGGAGTACCTGCTGGCCGTCGCCCGTCGGGTCAGCCCTCGACCGGGCTGA
- a CDS encoding alpha/beta hydrolase, translated as MARTRCDFFSEALGLGTSMTVLLPERSSSGIGMAAGAVAGDPPVLYLLHGLTDDDTVWTRRTSIERYVAPLGLAVVMPQVQRSFYTDETHGNRYWSFLSEELPEVCKSFFRLSDRRQDTFVAGLSMGGYGAMKWALRHPDRFAAAASLSGALNAAHRRNHPTSPMDPAVWHTVWGDRETAGADDDTVALLERGDDLPALYVACGTEDFLYEDNTRFVAAARRRGAPLTVDFSPGDHDWAYWDAKIQNVLAWLPLRRDR; from the coding sequence ATGGCGCGGACCCGGTGTGACTTCTTCTCCGAGGCGCTCGGCCTGGGCACGTCGATGACCGTGCTGCTGCCCGAGCGGAGTTCGTCCGGGATCGGCATGGCGGCCGGCGCCGTCGCCGGCGACCCACCGGTGCTCTACCTGCTGCACGGGTTGACCGACGACGACACCGTCTGGACCCGGCGCACCTCGATCGAGCGGTACGTGGCGCCGCTGGGACTCGCGGTGGTGATGCCGCAGGTCCAGCGGAGCTTCTACACCGACGAGACGCACGGCAACCGGTACTGGAGCTTCCTCAGTGAGGAACTGCCCGAGGTCTGCAAGTCGTTCTTCCGCCTCTCCGACCGCCGCCAGGACACCTTCGTGGCCGGCCTGTCGATGGGCGGCTACGGGGCGATGAAGTGGGCGCTGCGCCACCCGGACCGGTTCGCGGCGGCCGCCAGCCTCTCCGGCGCACTCAACGCCGCCCACCGGCGGAACCACCCGACCAGCCCGATGGATCCGGCGGTCTGGCACACCGTCTGGGGCGACCGGGAGACGGCGGGCGCCGACGACGACACGGTGGCGCTGCTGGAACGCGGCGACGACCTGCCCGCGCTCTACGTCGCCTGCGGCACCGAGGACTTCCTGTACGAGGACAACACCCGCTTCGTCGCGGCCGCCCGCCGGCGCGGGGCGCCGCTGACCGTGGACTTCTCCCCCGGCGACCACGACTGGGCGTACTGGGACGCGAAGATCCAGAACGTGCTGGCCTGGCTGCCGCTGCGGCGTGACCGCTGA
- a CDS encoding DinB family protein has translation METERIGPPLVAGEREMLRAFLDFHRATLELKCDGLSDEELRRQSSPPSTLSLLGLVRHMAEVERQWFRRVINGEDIPLVWSETGDFQQAYDAGTADVATAFEAWRREVEHARRIERDAESLDVTAWNARWAEDVSLRLVMLHMMHEYARHNGHADFLREAVDGTVGV, from the coding sequence GTGGAGACCGAACGGATCGGGCCGCCGCTGGTGGCCGGGGAGCGGGAAATGCTGCGGGCCTTCCTCGACTTCCACCGGGCCACCCTGGAACTCAAGTGCGACGGGCTGTCCGACGAGGAGCTTCGCCGGCAGTCCTCCCCGCCGTCGACGCTGTCGCTGCTCGGCCTGGTCCGGCACATGGCCGAGGTGGAACGGCAGTGGTTCCGCCGGGTGATCAACGGCGAGGACATCCCGCTGGTCTGGTCGGAGACCGGTGACTTCCAGCAGGCGTACGACGCGGGGACCGCCGACGTCGCGACGGCCTTCGAGGCGTGGCGGCGCGAGGTGGAGCACGCCCGCCGCATCGAGCGCGACGCGGAGTCCCTCGACGTCACCGCGTGGAACGCGCGCTGGGCGGAGGACGTCTCGCTGCGCCTGGTGATGCTGCACATGATGCACGAGTACGCCCGGCACAACGGTCACGCGGACTTCCTCCGCGAGGCCGTCGACGGCACCGTCGGCGTCTGA